A single genomic interval of Aegicerativicinus sediminis harbors:
- a CDS encoding 5-oxoprolinase subunit C family protein gives MIEVLSSGFYSTIQDLGRFGFSHYGVPVSGAMDETALRLANALLNNSENAAGLEITMTGPKLRFQCPTAICVTGAEMQPQINGQRIENCKIYAVDKGSILGFGRLTSGFRTYLAVKGGISTEPILGSRSQLQSVTGNSVIKRGHAIPIQEYSGFTYGSGARIQNKQFIGSQELMECFKGPEFEMLPEHLRNQLVGNTFTVSNHFSRMGYQIQEELSNSLPSMITSAVLPGTVQLTPQGKLIILMRDSQTTGGYPRVLQLTEKSIDGIAQKKMGDKLVFKLIEF, from the coding sequence ATGATTGAGGTCCTTTCGTCAGGATTTTATAGTACTATCCAGGATTTGGGTAGGTTTGGTTTTAGCCATTACGGTGTCCCTGTTTCTGGCGCAATGGACGAAACGGCCCTGAGGTTAGCAAATGCTCTTTTAAATAATAGCGAAAATGCGGCAGGATTGGAAATAACAATGACAGGACCTAAGTTAAGATTTCAATGCCCAACAGCCATTTGTGTAACAGGTGCTGAAATGCAACCCCAAATCAATGGCCAACGAATTGAAAATTGTAAAATTTATGCTGTTGATAAAGGTTCAATTTTAGGTTTTGGGAGATTAACCTCAGGTTTTAGAACCTATCTTGCAGTTAAAGGGGGGATTTCAACTGAACCCATATTAGGAAGTCGCAGCCAACTTCAATCAGTAACAGGAAATTCTGTAATAAAAAGAGGACATGCTATTCCAATACAGGAATATTCAGGATTTACTTATGGTTCTGGCGCACGAATTCAAAACAAACAATTTATTGGATCGCAGGAATTAATGGAATGTTTTAAAGGCCCCGAATTTGAAATGTTACCTGAACATCTCAGAAATCAGTTGGTTGGCAACACATTTACTGTTTCCAATCATTTTAGCCGCATGGGTTATCAAATCCAAGAGGAACTGTCAAATTCATTACCATCCATGATCACATCAGCTGTCTTGCCAGGCACGGTTCAGCTTACTCCGCAGGGAAAACTAATTATCTTAATGCGAGATAGCCAAACAACTGGTGGATACCCGAGGGTTCTTCAGTTGACAGAAAAATCCATCGATGGGATAGCCCAAAAAAAGATGGGTGATAAATTGGTTTTCAAACTGATAGAATTCTGA
- the pxpB gene encoding 5-oxoprolinase subunit PxpB has protein sequence MKAADSVVYPRVRPYNERSILVEFKPNIGSSTLSELLFVKNLLENFYIKQKVEIINAYSSILIKYDLTIDKIYSEVSVVKEVVSAPFVPLDKDFKTWRIPVCYDSKFGTDLDAISQDKKMTKEEIIELHSNGRYTVYFIGFLPGFLYLGGLDKKLCTPRKSIPNLNVKKGSVAIGGQQTGIYPQDSPGGWHVIGSTPVPFFDPHLNPPCFATNNDVVKFKPITTEHYHYLQNEVEQNRYNWEKILEND, from the coding sequence ATGAAAGCCGCAGATAGTGTAGTTTACCCTAGAGTTCGCCCTTATAATGAGCGTTCTATTTTGGTGGAATTTAAACCAAATATCGGATCTTCCACACTTTCAGAACTTCTCTTCGTTAAAAATTTGCTTGAAAATTTTTATATTAAACAAAAAGTTGAAATAATCAATGCATACAGCTCGATATTAATTAAATATGATTTAACTATTGATAAAATCTATAGTGAGGTTTCGGTTGTAAAAGAGGTGGTTTCGGCTCCATTTGTTCCTTTGGATAAGGATTTTAAAACTTGGAGGATTCCTGTTTGTTACGACTCAAAATTTGGGACTGATTTAGATGCTATTTCACAGGATAAAAAAATGACCAAAGAGGAAATTATTGAATTGCATTCCAATGGAAGATATACGGTTTACTTTATCGGATTTTTACCTGGATTTTTATACTTGGGTGGGTTGGATAAAAAATTGTGTACTCCTCGAAAATCAATTCCTAATTTAAATGTAAAAAAAGGTTCAGTGGCTATCGGAGGACAACAAACCGGTATTTATCCCCAAGATAGTCCGGGTGGATGGCATGTTATTGGATCCACCCCAGTTCCCTTTTTTGATCCTCATTTAAATCCACCTTGTTTCGCGACGAATAATGATGTCGTGAAATTCAAACCTATTACAACTGAACATTACCACTATCTTCAAAATGAAGTAGAACAAAATAGGTATAACTGGGAAAAAATCTTGGAAAATGATTGA
- the pxpA gene encoding 5-oxoprolinase subunit PxpA, with amino-acid sequence MKLNLNINADVGEGIGNEHLLMPYLNSCNVACGGHAGSEEEMDRVVRLAKSNGVIIGAHPSYPDPENFGRVSMDISSADLFTSLVKQVRSLVKIVRSHSLNLHHIKPHGALYNDAVKDEGVAQVIIEAVKGFSAPISLYVPYGSLIADMAQSANIKVCYEAFADRTYQNDLSLTPRTQKGSVITDPNLVWDQLCQMAINGKVITAEGEERPIEVDTFCIHGDTPNAVEILKFIREKSS; translated from the coding sequence ATGAAATTGAACTTAAATATTAATGCTGATGTAGGTGAGGGTATCGGGAATGAGCATTTGCTAATGCCATATTTAAACAGTTGTAATGTTGCTTGTGGCGGTCATGCCGGAAGTGAGGAGGAAATGGATAGGGTTGTTAGATTGGCTAAAAGTAATGGGGTTATTATTGGTGCTCATCCTTCATATCCAGATCCGGAAAATTTCGGTAGAGTTTCAATGGATATAAGTAGCGCCGATCTATTTACTAGTCTGGTTAAGCAGGTTAGGTCTTTAGTTAAAATTGTAAGGTCACATTCATTGAACCTGCACCATATTAAGCCACATGGAGCCCTGTACAATGATGCGGTAAAAGATGAGGGAGTTGCCCAAGTAATTATTGAGGCGGTAAAAGGTTTTTCGGCTCCAATTTCACTGTATGTACCTTATGGTTCCCTTATTGCAGATATGGCACAATCTGCCAACATAAAGGTTTGTTATGAGGCCTTTGCTGATAGAACGTACCAGAATGATTTAAGTCTTACTCCAAGAACTCAAAAAGGCTCCGTGATTACCGACCCAAATTTGGTTTGGGATCAATTGTGCCAGATGGCAATAAATGGTAAAGTTATTACCGCGGAAGGGGAGGAGAGACCTATTGAAGTGGATACCTTTTGTATACATGGGGATACACCAAACGCTGTGGAAATTTTAAAATTTATTCGCGAAAAATCTAGCTAA
- a CDS encoding Nramp family divalent metal transporter, with the protein MSNPWYKNIGPGPLIAAAFIGPGTVTVCTLAGVKFGYALLWAMALSVVATIVLQEMAVRLGLITGRGLSAVIRSEINNPVIRGFMMVLMVSAIIIGNAAYEAGNISGGVLGLEAVVSKNNFKINNLEINFIPIIIGIIALIVLGIGKYKIIERFLVSLVILMSLSFITAALFTKPNFWELIKGVFVPDVPENSLLTVVGLIGTTVVPYNLFLHASLVSEKWKGISDLPAARRDSFLAIILGGMVSMGIIVTASAIQGAQLENAADLARSLEPLYGNSAKIFLGIGLFAAGLTSAITAPLAAAYVAAGCFGWSAGISSVKFRSVWVLVIVIGVFVSSLGLKPISIIQFAQFANGLLLPIIAGFLLWVTNRKRLLGKYTNAIWLNVIAVAIILIVVGLGVKSILMVLKLI; encoded by the coding sequence ATGAGTAACCCATGGTATAAGAATATTGGCCCAGGACCGTTAATTGCGGCAGCATTCATTGGCCCTGGTACTGTGACCGTTTGTACATTGGCTGGAGTTAAATTCGGATATGCCCTTTTATGGGCCATGGCCCTTTCTGTGGTAGCTACAATTGTATTGCAAGAAATGGCAGTCAGATTAGGATTGATTACCGGAAGGGGTTTGTCTGCAGTAATTCGATCAGAAATCAATAATCCAGTGATAAGAGGTTTCATGATGGTACTAATGGTAAGTGCAATCATTATAGGAAATGCCGCGTATGAGGCGGGCAATATTTCAGGAGGTGTATTGGGTTTGGAAGCGGTTGTGTCAAAAAATAATTTTAAAATTAATAACCTAGAAATCAATTTTATACCAATTATTATCGGTATAATAGCTTTAATCGTACTTGGGATAGGGAAATATAAGATTATTGAGCGATTTTTAGTAAGTTTAGTAATCCTAATGAGCCTTTCTTTTATAACTGCCGCACTATTTACAAAGCCTAATTTTTGGGAATTGATCAAAGGTGTTTTTGTTCCGGATGTTCCTGAAAATAGTTTGTTAACCGTAGTGGGATTGATTGGTACAACTGTGGTTCCTTACAACCTTTTCCTTCATGCTTCCCTAGTTAGTGAAAAATGGAAAGGTATATCAGATTTACCTGCGGCAAGGAGGGATAGCTTTCTCGCAATTATATTGGGGGGGATGGTTTCCATGGGTATAATTGTAACTGCATCGGCAATTCAAGGTGCCCAATTAGAAAATGCTGCAGATTTAGCAAGAAGCCTAGAGCCATTATACGGTAATTCGGCCAAAATCTTTCTTGGGATAGGTTTGTTCGCAGCTGGTTTAACAAGTGCTATTACTGCTCCCTTGGCCGCCGCCTATGTTGCCGCTGGTTGCTTTGGATGGTCTGCGGGGATATCTTCTGTAAAATTTAGGTCGGTCTGGGTACTAGTTATTGTTATCGGTGTATTTGTGTCTTCCTTAGGGTTGAAGCCTATTAGTATTATTCAATTTGCGCAGTTTGCAAATGGTCTGTTGCTGCCCATTATAGCGGGATTTTTGCTTTGGGTAACAAATCGTAAGCGCTTACTGGGCAAATACACTAATGCTATATGGCTAAATGTAATAGCAGTGGCTATAATTCTAATTGTGGTAGGACTTGGTGTGAAAAGCATTTTAATGGTATTAAAGCTTATTTAA
- a CDS encoding DUF2891 domain-containing protein yields MIKKLLCICVLIVSCNEKQKEEVSVIETEKDTLKVQIPHLDLHAATNLSKLPLKCIVQEYPNKLNQTIGGDEDLKSPQALHPAFYGCFDWHSAVHGHWSLVSLLKQFPDIENKSEIGALLLQNISKENIQQEIDYFDGPLNSSYERTYGWAWLLKLAEELHTWDNPLAKQLEENLMPLTDLMVEKYIEFLPKLNYPIRVGEHPNTAFGLSFAYDYAKTVGDEKLLNVITQRAKDFYLDDQGCPLGWEPGGFDFLSPCLEEAALMKRILSKPEFEKWFSEFLPPLLNPNFQLEVGIVSDRSDGKLVHLDGVNFSRAWSLLKIAEGMPQLAHLQQIAYKHINYSLPNIVDDAYEGGHWLGSFALYAINSVPNE; encoded by the coding sequence ATGATTAAAAAACTACTGTGTATTTGCGTCCTTATTGTTTCTTGTAACGAAAAGCAAAAGGAAGAGGTAAGTGTTATTGAAACTGAAAAAGATACGCTAAAGGTCCAAATTCCTCATTTAGATTTGCATGCTGCAACCAATCTTTCCAAATTACCGCTTAAATGCATTGTCCAAGAATACCCCAATAAGCTAAACCAAACCATTGGAGGCGATGAGGATTTAAAATCACCTCAAGCGCTACATCCAGCATTTTATGGATGTTTCGATTGGCATTCCGCCGTTCATGGGCATTGGAGTTTAGTGAGTTTGTTAAAGCAGTTTCCTGATATTGAGAATAAATCTGAAATAGGTGCGTTGCTCCTTCAAAATATTTCAAAAGAAAATATCCAACAGGAAATTGATTATTTCGATGGACCGTTAAATAGTTCTTATGAGCGTACTTATGGATGGGCTTGGCTCTTAAAATTGGCAGAAGAACTTCATACTTGGGATAATCCTTTGGCGAAACAATTAGAAGAAAATCTCATGCCTTTAACCGATTTAATGGTTGAAAAATATATAGAGTTTCTTCCTAAACTTAATTATCCTATTCGAGTTGGTGAGCACCCAAATACGGCATTTGGATTGTCTTTCGCCTATGATTATGCCAAAACTGTTGGGGATGAAAAGTTGTTAAACGTTATAACTCAAAGAGCAAAAGATTTTTATTTGGATGACCAAGGATGCCCCCTAGGATGGGAACCAGGCGGATTCGATTTCCTTTCCCCCTGTTTGGAAGAGGCAGCATTGATGAAACGAATATTATCTAAACCAGAATTTGAAAAATGGTTCAGCGAGTTTTTACCCCCTTTATTAAACCCTAATTTTCAATTGGAAGTAGGGATTGTTTCAGATAGGTCCGATGGTAAATTAGTACATTTGGACGGGGTTAATTTTTCTAGAGCCTGGAGCTTGCTAAAAATTGCGGAAGGTATGCCCCAATTAGCCCATCTGCAGCAAATTGCCTATAAACACATTAATTACTCCTTGCCTAATATTGTGGACGATGCTTATGAAGGCGGACATTGGTTAGGTAGTTTTGCACTATATGCAATAAACTCTGTGCCGAATGAGTAA
- a CDS encoding YifB family Mg chelatase-like AAA ATPase — protein sequence MLKKVYGSAVFGVEATTVTVEVNIDNGIGYHLVGLPDNAIKESNYRIAAALQNNGYKIPGKKIIINMSPADLRKEGSAYDLTLAVGILSASNQIKADEVDKYIIMGELSLDGQLQPIKGALPIAIKAWQEGFKGFILPAQNAHEAAIVKDLVIYGVNNIMEVLEFFNGKKSIEPTVIDTRTEYFKNIEFPEHDFADVKGQEGIKRCMEIAAAGGHNIILIGPPGAGKTMLAKRLPSILPPMTLHEALETTKIHSVVGKVKQHTGLMAQRPFRSPHHTISDVALVGGGTFPQPGEISLAHNGVLFLDELPEFKRTVLEVMRQPLEDREVTISRAKFTVTYPSSFMLVASMNPSPGGYFNDPKAPVMSSPAEMQRYLSKISGPLLDRIDIHIEVTPVPFEKLSEDRPAESSREIRNRVMSARELQTTRFSNLDNIHYNAQMSSKQIKEFCVLNHESRELLKNAMDRLNLSARAYDRILKVSRTIADLEGSETVESHHIGEAIQYRSLDREGWLG from the coding sequence ATGCTAAAGAAAGTCTACGGAAGCGCTGTATTTGGCGTTGAAGCTACTACTGTTACGGTCGAAGTAAATATTGATAATGGAATTGGTTACCATTTGGTAGGTCTTCCGGATAATGCCATTAAAGAAAGCAATTATAGAATTGCAGCCGCATTACAGAATAATGGCTATAAAATCCCTGGAAAAAAAATAATAATAAACATGTCGCCAGCCGATCTTCGTAAAGAGGGTAGTGCTTACGACCTAACCTTGGCGGTTGGTATTTTATCAGCATCTAATCAAATTAAGGCGGATGAAGTAGATAAGTACATAATAATGGGAGAATTGTCATTAGATGGTCAGTTGCAACCCATAAAGGGAGCTTTGCCCATTGCCATTAAAGCTTGGCAAGAGGGGTTCAAAGGATTTATACTCCCTGCCCAAAATGCCCATGAAGCCGCTATTGTTAAAGATTTGGTTATTTATGGTGTTAATAATATTATGGAGGTTCTCGAATTTTTTAATGGTAAAAAATCTATAGAACCAACGGTAATTGATACGCGAACCGAATATTTCAAAAATATTGAATTCCCAGAGCATGATTTTGCAGATGTTAAAGGGCAGGAAGGCATTAAAAGGTGTATGGAAATTGCTGCTGCTGGCGGTCATAATATCATTTTGATTGGACCGCCAGGAGCGGGAAAAACCATGTTGGCAAAACGATTACCCAGTATTTTACCACCAATGACCTTGCATGAAGCCCTTGAAACCACTAAAATACATTCGGTTGTGGGGAAAGTTAAACAGCATACCGGTTTAATGGCACAGAGGCCTTTTAGAAGCCCACACCATACAATTTCAGACGTAGCATTAGTTGGGGGCGGAACATTTCCTCAACCGGGGGAAATTTCATTGGCGCACAATGGTGTGTTGTTTTTGGATGAACTGCCCGAATTTAAACGCACCGTATTGGAGGTTATGCGGCAGCCATTGGAGGACCGTGAAGTAACAATATCTCGAGCAAAATTTACCGTAACCTATCCTTCTTCATTTATGCTTGTGGCTAGTATGAATCCCAGTCCTGGAGGTTATTTTAATGATCCTAAAGCCCCAGTAATGTCTTCACCTGCAGAAATGCAACGGTACCTTTCAAAAATATCAGGACCTTTATTGGATAGAATTGATATCCATATAGAAGTCACACCTGTACCTTTTGAAAAACTTTCTGAAGATAGGCCTGCAGAGAGTTCCAGAGAAATTAGAAATAGGGTAATGTCTGCCCGTGAATTGCAGACTACACGTTTTTCTAACCTAGATAATATCCATTACAATGCCCAAATGTCTTCCAAACAGATAAAGGAATTTTGTGTTTTGAACCATGAATCTCGCGAATTGTTGAAAAATGCAATGGATAGACTCAATCTTTCGGCAAGGGCATATGACCGTATTTTAAAGGTTTCACGTACCATTGCGGACCTTGAAGGTTCTGAAACTGTTGAAAGCCATCACATTGGCGAGGCTATTCAATATAGGAGTTTGGATAGAGAAGGATGGTTGGGTTAA
- a CDS encoding SLC13 family permease encodes MKRNKLFGLILGPLAFILIQLFFHPDGLSDQGRSVLASAIWIAIWWVTEAIPIAATALLPIVLFPLTGGMSLAETTPAYGHKYVFLYLGGFIIALAIEKWQLHKRIALNIINFVGTNVRKIILGFMLATAFLSMWISNTATSVMMLPIGMAIIDQLKDNPNTIANENKIFGKALMLAIAYSASIGGIATLIGTPPNLVLAGVVNELYGYEITFTQWFMFGFPISCILLAICWVYITRFAFSFKQNAFPGGKEEIKSQLRSLGQVSYEEKVVGIVFGLAAFSWISRSFLLQKMFPALDDTIIAILFSLILFILPSKNQRGALMKWNEAVKLPWGIILLFGGGMTLANGFEESGLALFIGEKMAGLSGLSTFLIILIIVASVNFLTEITSNLATTAMLLPVLAPMALSIDMHPFALMTAVAVAASCAFMLPVATPPNAVVFGSGYLKIPDMARKGFIMNVISIFLLSLFVYFLLPAVWDIVIEEFPKDLIR; translated from the coding sequence ATGAAACGAAACAAACTATTCGGTTTAATACTCGGTCCACTTGCCTTTATTCTCATTCAACTGTTTTTTCATCCAGATGGCTTAAGCGATCAGGGAAGATCGGTTTTAGCCTCTGCTATTTGGATAGCCATTTGGTGGGTTACAGAAGCAATCCCTATTGCCGCGACGGCTTTACTACCAATTGTTTTATTTCCATTAACTGGCGGCATGAGTTTAGCCGAAACCACCCCGGCATATGGCCATAAGTATGTATTTCTTTATTTAGGAGGATTTATAATAGCCTTGGCCATAGAAAAATGGCAGCTACATAAGCGAATCGCATTAAATATCATCAATTTCGTAGGAACGAATGTTAGAAAGATCATTTTAGGATTTATGCTCGCAACTGCCTTTTTATCAATGTGGATTTCTAATACTGCTACCTCCGTAATGATGCTTCCTATTGGAATGGCTATCATAGATCAGCTGAAGGACAACCCTAATACAATAGCCAATGAGAATAAAATTTTCGGGAAAGCCTTAATGCTTGCAATTGCCTACAGCGCCTCCATTGGTGGGATTGCAACTTTAATTGGCACACCTCCTAACTTAGTATTAGCTGGTGTTGTAAATGAACTGTATGGATATGAAATAACATTTACCCAATGGTTTATGTTTGGCTTTCCAATTTCGTGTATTCTTTTAGCAATTTGCTGGGTGTATATAACCCGATTTGCTTTTAGTTTTAAACAAAATGCCTTCCCTGGAGGAAAAGAAGAAATAAAATCGCAATTAAGGAGCCTAGGACAGGTGAGCTATGAAGAAAAGGTTGTAGGGATTGTTTTCGGACTAGCCGCTTTTAGCTGGATTAGCCGTTCGTTTCTTCTTCAAAAGATGTTTCCAGCATTGGACGACACAATAATTGCCATATTATTTTCTCTAATTCTTTTTATTCTACCGAGCAAAAACCAAAGAGGGGCACTTATGAAATGGAATGAAGCGGTTAAACTCCCATGGGGAATTATATTGCTTTTTGGAGGTGGAATGACTTTAGCTAATGGATTTGAAGAAAGTGGATTGGCATTATTTATTGGCGAAAAAATGGCAGGTTTATCAGGTTTGTCAACCTTCCTTATCATATTAATTATTGTAGCTTCAGTAAATTTCTTAACCGAAATCACTTCTAACTTGGCCACAACCGCTATGTTATTACCTGTACTTGCTCCTATGGCATTGTCAATAGACATGCACCCATTTGCATTGATGACTGCAGTAGCGGTTGCTGCAAGTTGCGCATTTATGCTTCCGGTTGCAACACCTCCTAATGCCGTAGTTTTTGGTTCTGGTTATTTAAAAATACCCGACATGGCAAGAAAGGGATTTATAATGAATGTTATTTCAATTTTCCTTCTTTCTTTATTCGTTTACTTTCTCCTTCCAGCGGTCTGGGATATTGTGATAGAAGAGTTTCCAAAAGATCTCATTAGATAA
- a CDS encoding YheT family hydrolase, with the protein MPIIQSSYKPPFYMRNGYVATIYSGIIRRVKLKSNKLKRQRLALSDGDFIDLDWAFAKKESTKLVVILHGLEGDSKRSYVLGASNKFYEHGYDVVRVNFRGCSGEPNIKYSSYHSGATSDLHEVLEMINSQYSYEAIYLNGFSLGGNVILKYLGERSDIHAAIKAASVISVPCYLAGSAKEIVKFKNFPYAVNFKYYLLKKLRQKQLQFPDKISVKEINKIRNLIDFDHAYTSKAHGFEDAFHYYEQSSSLNFLGNIDRPTLLINALNDSFLSHECYPVKDAKENPNLFLEMPNYGGHVGFYGKRNYYTEIRSADFFSKY; encoded by the coding sequence ATGCCAATAATTCAAAGTTCGTATAAACCCCCATTTTATATGCGAAATGGGTATGTTGCAACAATTTACTCCGGAATAATAAGGAGGGTGAAATTGAAATCCAATAAACTAAAACGACAGCGCCTAGCATTGTCAGATGGTGATTTCATCGATTTAGATTGGGCATTTGCCAAAAAAGAATCAACCAAGTTAGTGGTTATTCTCCATGGTTTAGAAGGTGATTCTAAAAGGTCTTATGTTTTAGGTGCATCGAATAAGTTTTATGAACATGGTTATGACGTAGTCAGGGTTAATTTTCGAGGTTGCTCGGGAGAACCAAACATAAAATATTCTTCATATCATAGCGGTGCTACCTCCGATCTTCATGAAGTTTTGGAAATGATAAATTCCCAATATTCATATGAGGCCATTTATTTAAATGGGTTCAGTTTAGGCGGTAATGTTATTCTGAAATATTTAGGAGAAAGGTCTGATATTCACGCAGCAATAAAGGCAGCATCGGTAATATCAGTTCCTTGTTATTTGGCTGGTTCTGCTAAGGAAATAGTTAAGTTTAAAAATTTCCCTTATGCAGTAAATTTTAAATACTACTTATTGAAAAAACTAAGGCAAAAACAACTGCAATTTCCCGATAAAATAAGTGTGAAGGAAATTAATAAAATAAGAAATCTTATCGATTTCGACCATGCTTACACCTCAAAGGCACATGGTTTTGAAGATGCCTTTCATTATTATGAACAAAGTAGTTCCTTAAATTTTCTAGGGAATATCGATAGACCGACCCTTTTAATAAATGCGCTCAACGATAGTTTTCTATCCCATGAATGTTACCCAGTAAAAGACGCAAAAGAAAACCCTAATTTGTTTTTAGAAATGCCAAATTATGGTGGCCATGTCGGTTTTTATGGTAAGAGGAATTATTATACAGAAATTAGAAGCGCAGATTTTTTTTCCAAATATTGA
- the ade gene encoding adenine deaminase: MIIKGVIVDILNRRQFKGAIEILGEKISKIYEEDHDEKGFIVPGFIDAHVHIESSMLVPSQFAKIAVTHGTVATVSDPHEIANVLGVEGVKYMIEDGKKVPLKFFFGAPSCVPATTFETAGATINSDGIKELLSHKDIYYLAEMMNYPGVIFKDEDIHKKLQYAKEFNKKIDGHAPSVTGEDLKAYIEAGISTDHECFTTQEALEKLSLGMKILIREGSAAKNFNALSALIDDYYDHLMFCSDDKHPDDLLEGHINQLCARSVAQGEDIYKVLQMACINPVDHYNLNVGKLQLGDSADFVVLEDLKTFKTVKTYIEGELVFENNRINFTSDHPTIINNFSCSYKQPRDFDTLAYNSNSKVIVAKDGELITTTDVFSLPRNGHSLECDLENDILKIAVINRYKDAPISTGFIKNFGLKKGAIASSVAHDSHNIIVVGANPDDMCEAVNAIISEKGGIAVAEKGKIDLLPLPIGGIMSDKPCKEVAKKYSQLDKLAKNLGSKLTSPFMTLSFMGLLVIPSLKLSDLGLFDGEKFEFTPLHHP, encoded by the coding sequence ATGATAATAAAAGGTGTCATAGTGGATATTCTGAATCGCCGTCAATTTAAAGGAGCCATTGAGATTCTTGGTGAAAAGATTTCCAAAATCTATGAAGAAGACCATGATGAAAAAGGTTTTATAGTTCCTGGATTTATAGACGCTCATGTTCATATAGAAAGCTCAATGTTGGTTCCTTCACAATTTGCAAAAATTGCCGTGACACACGGTACCGTTGCAACAGTATCGGATCCACATGAAATTGCCAACGTTTTAGGGGTGGAAGGTGTAAAATACATGATTGAGGATGGTAAAAAGGTTCCCTTAAAGTTTTTTTTCGGTGCTCCTTCTTGCGTTCCGGCCACTACCTTTGAAACTGCTGGCGCAACTATAAATTCTGATGGTATAAAGGAATTGTTGTCACACAAGGATATTTACTACCTGGCTGAAATGATGAATTATCCTGGAGTGATTTTTAAAGATGAGGATATCCATAAGAAACTTCAATACGCTAAAGAATTTAATAAAAAAATTGACGGCCATGCACCTAGTGTTACAGGAGAAGATCTTAAGGCATATATAGAGGCTGGAATTAGCACAGATCACGAATGTTTTACCACCCAAGAAGCTTTAGAAAAACTGAGCTTAGGTATGAAAATTTTGATCAGGGAGGGAAGCGCGGCAAAAAATTTTAATGCCTTGTCAGCATTAATTGATGATTATTATGACCATCTCATGTTCTGTAGCGATGATAAACATCCTGATGATTTGCTAGAGGGTCACATTAATCAATTATGTGCTAGATCGGTTGCCCAAGGTGAAGATATTTATAAGGTCTTACAAATGGCTTGTATAAATCCTGTTGATCATTATAATTTGAATGTAGGAAAATTGCAATTGGGTGATAGTGCCGATTTTGTTGTTTTAGAAGATTTGAAGACATTTAAAACTGTAAAAACTTATATAGAAGGTGAATTAGTTTTTGAAAATAATCGCATCAATTTTACCTCCGACCATCCTACGATTATAAACAATTTTAGTTGTTCCTATAAACAGCCTAGAGATTTTGATACTCTGGCCTATAATTCAAATTCTAAGGTTATCGTTGCAAAAGATGGTGAATTGATAACAACAACGGACGTATTTTCGTTACCTCGTAATGGTCATTCGCTAGAATGTGATTTGGAGAATGATATACTCAAAATCGCTGTCATTAATCGGTATAAAGATGCACCAATCTCTACTGGTTTTATTAAGAATTTCGGATTGAAAAAAGGAGCAATTGCCTCTTCAGTGGCTCATGATTCGCATAATATCATTGTGGTTGGCGCGAACCCTGATGATATGTGTGAGGCAGTTAATGCTATTATTTCTGAAAAGGGTGGGATAGCAGTGGCTGAAAAAGGGAAAATAGATTTGCTTCCATTGCCAATAGGAGGCATAATGAGTGATAAGCCTTGTAAGGAAGTGGCGAAAAAATATAGCCAATTAGATAAGCTAGCTAAAAACTTGGGTAGTAAATTAACTTCTCCATTTATGACTTTATCCTTTATGGGATTACTGGTAATCCCCTCATTAAAATTAAGTGATTTAGGTTTGTTTGATGGAGAAAAATTTGAATTTACACCACTTCATCATCCATAA